GATAAGTCCCATTAGTGTACAGTTGAGAATAAGTAGACGAAAATACAAAACGAATCAAAGGATATAGATATCGGAGagtgatataaaaaaatattctaacaaTTTGTAGGTTAAGTCTCTAAACGATAAAACAATATCTAATTCTTCGGCGTGGGTGTCGAGAAAAGTTAAAATATCCAAAACAAATATATCGAAAACAAATGCTGAAAACGATATGCTTAATGCTGTcgttaaatttgttattttttttttttaatgctcTATAAATTTAAGGAAGAAATATCGATGATCTTGAAATCTGGGGAAAAAGTGaccttgagaagaaaaaaaatactttcccCGGTTACACGTAGTCCTCGAAACCGCGTGACTTTGTTCGGGGAAGTTTTTTCATACGGTGAAAAATAAGAGAGACATTTACGTGATCCCATTTAGCTAATACACcctgtacaaataaaattcacaACAGGTGTGTCGCGCGTTTCTAAAACcaggacgcgtcgcgtcgcctcgcgtcgcttcGTCCGTGTCGTATTGGCGCGTGTTACCGAGTTGCGACGCACCGACGTCGTTCCACGGAACTTTAAATAACCGTCTTCTGCCTTTCGGGCAAAAGATCGagacgttttgcgatatacggaatcgaatcgaacccgtATCCGCCGTGTTACGTGTTTTCGCGAAGAAACCAATTCGACGAGTGCAGCACGCTCAAGGAACGTATTTCGAACGCGAATTACGCGCGCTTCCGCCCGAACGGTTTGTTTGCGAACTGCGAGAAACGCAATGTCAAATATTTGCATCTCGAAACTCCGCAGTGGGTAGGTGCTTAAGTCTTCTTGGAAAGCCGATTGGAACGAATCAACGCTCACGATGCGACACAACGCTCGGTGGAGTGCCCGCTCGTTCGTTTCTTGCCGATCAGAAAAAGCGAACCAACGAATCGAGTTCGGTACTTAGGTTGTAATTTCTTACGAAAGGTGAAACTAACGAACTTGGTCTCGCACAGGTCGATAATtcaagtcgagtcgagtcgagttgagTGCAACCGAGTCGAGTCAAGTTAAATTCAGCCGAGTCAAattgagtcgagtcgagtcgagtcgagtcaaaTTCAATTGAGCCGAGTTGAGTCGAGTCAAATTCAGTCGAGTCAAATTCAATTGAGTCGAGTTGTGTCGAGTCAAAttcagtcgagtcgagtcgagttaaatcgagtcgagtcgagtcgagttaaACCGAGTTAAGTTAAGTCGAGTCGAGTTAAACCGAATTAAGttaagtcgagtcgagtcgagctaAGCTGAGTCAAATTGaaccgagtcgagtcgaatcgagtcAAGCTAAGCCAAGTCAAATCGAGTTAAATTAAATCGAGTCGTGTCGAGTTAAATCGAGTCAAAtaaagtcgagtcgagtcgagttaaATCGAGTCAAGTCGAGTCGAGTTAAATCGAGTTAAGTtaagtcgagtcgagtcaagCTAAGCTGAGTCAAATTGaaccgagtcgagtcgaatcgagtcAAGCTTAGCCAAGTCAAATCGAGTTAAATtaaatcgagtcgagtcgagttaaATCGAGTCAAATAaagtcgaatcgagtcgagttaAATCGAGTCAAATatagtcgagtcgagtcaaattaagtcgagtcgagtcgagctaAACTGTGTCAAATTGAACCGAGTCGAGTCGACTTAAGTCGAGTCAAATTGAACTGAGTCGAGTCGAGTTAAGTCGAGTCAATTTGAGTTGAGTCAAGTCGAGTGGAACCGAATAAAATCGAgtcaagtcgagtcgagtcaagtCGAATCGAGTTGAATTGAACCGAGTCGAGTCAAGTCGAGTTGTTACCCGGTAATTTTCTTCAAAAGGTAAAACCAATAGACTTGGTCTCACCCGAACCGAAATTTCGACTTGAATCGAGTCGAGTCAAATGGAAACGAATCGAGTCGACTCATTGCGCCATAATTCCCTTCGAAAGTTAAAACCGGTGAACTTGGTCTCGCGCGTACCAATATTTCCGTGAAAACGCACGAATGCATTACCATTATTCCGTGTCATCCGCGAATTAAATTAGAACGAAATGAAAGCCGGTTTAATTAACTCCATGAAGCCTCGGTGTACGAGTTAATTAATTCCCGTCCGATGGAATCTCGACCGCTCCTTCGGTATTGTTTACGTAAcattattattaaacatttgAAATTGGAATAGAATATTATTGCCGAAATAAGCAACGAAAACGCAACGTCGACGTTCCGATGCGGCCTCGATTTCGTTTCTGGGTCTTGCTCGCGTACACGTTCATTTAACGAGCCCGGGTACGAGTCCAAAGAACACCGATATTTTCCCAACGATTGCATCGTTCTTATACAGGATGTTTCGAAAATCAATCTCGTGCAACGATCGGCTGCCATCTCGCGTTACGCCGCGGCACGCTCGTTTGTTATTTTACAATCGCGGAACGGACGCACggtagatttatttatttatttatttatttatttactactCGTACGGCACGCGATACGATACTGGTTACGAAATACGCGTTTCCAGGTCGTTCGATATCCAAAACCGGCTTGATATCGACCAaccttctcgatttctttcaccGTGGTTTCTCAAAGTAGGGTCTACGTTAGCGAATACAGAACTTTCGAGCAATTATTCAAAGAGAATACACGCCATCTGGCCGATACcgttttccatatttaaaatACAAGTAACTTAGCCAACCGAATGGTTAAACAGTACATATACGCGAATCTGGTCGATATTTTCTTTCCtgtaaaaattacacaaaaataaaaatctccaaaaagaaatcattttcccacacgtatacgtacacatcgatcgaggatcgtaTCCTTCGAATTAATTCGAGCTCAATTCATCGGAATTAGAATTTCACTCGAATCGTATCGTACGAATCTATACCAACGAGTTTCTCTTTCCACGGTGAAATTCGTAACCGTGCGAATTCCTGAACAACGTCAATGTCGATTagtgtcttttttcttttttgttttttttctttcttcctttttacaGGACGCAGTTCGACTCGATTCTCCCCGGACCTGTTAAATCGGGGTGATTCGGCGTTTGGTCGATGTGTTTTATTATTTGCACCGAGTTGCACGTTATTACCCTCTCGTGAGGTACGTGACACGATGAGCTCGGTTTCCCACGTGGCCCACTCGAGTAAGCCGAGCCACGGTTCGCGCGCTGCAAGATTCGATACTTCCCTGGACTTTTCCAGCACGTTCCCCGGCGCTCGACAATCTCATTTCACCGGGAATTTTTCGATCCGGCGTCGTTCCACGTCGAACAGATCCGAAACTTTTTAAAGGGCCGGCCCGTATTTTATTATCCGTTCGTGTTCGTCGCGTCGTAAACTCACGACCGTAAAGAATTTCATGTTTTCTCGTCGATGCTCGCGTTACGTTCGTTATCCCTCGGTATGTTCTGTCAGAGTCGTTGGTCTCTCTTGGAATCTTTAATTAACACCTACTTTATCGAACAACCGCTCTTGTTTAACCCGTGATCGCTAAAGTGGGGACTGGCGCACCACAACGAATCTTGTTGTCGAAAATTCGACTCATTTGGTTTCTTGATAAATTAATACGAGCAATTCGTATcagattttttttctaaaatttctacTAATATTTCAACAATTACACGTGGTTCCACGGATCCCACCATACTGTAAAAGTGATGAAATAATTACAATAGCAAGGGTTGAGAGAAATCTTCAATGATTCACAGTACAGAAAAACTACACGATCGTTGTATAAGTAAATTTGAAAGTTAAGggcatgtataaatatatattttagtaCAGAGTTACAAAATGTTCGATGTTGCAATTGGTATCGCAATTGAATAGTTTCACCGACCGAATTCTCTCGAGATAAACGCACACAGTGCCCGGAAGTGAACGTACATCGATCGGAAGTAATCAAATACAATACTGAACTAcgtggtgtcccaatcgtcaccggtcgatttgaatttctcgttgtttctaaaacatcgaaccgattaacttgaaacttgacacgtgccatctagacagatgggaaataaaccgtgaaaaagtacacggtgaaagaacgcgtgcaaattattcagacaaattacgaaaaatcgcgatcttgaACTTTAACGATACAGGAACTATGTAATCATTTCTCTCGAAATCATGTATCGGCTAAAAGCACATCTTAAACAATGCATTACCATAATGCAAAATTTTCTCGTTATCTGTCGAAACTGGTTCTCACCTACCCTCAATGTAACTTATTTTTCTGACCACGTTGTTGAAAGATCCATGTCGTTGCAAGTCGACATTGTCGTCCCCATCGTACGCAACAAATAAGAAGGTCGAATTGGATTTTTCCTAGGAAACGTTTATCTCGAGGAATTTTAATAAGACCCCGGATGTTCGAGCGTCTAATGAAAATTTACCGTGTCAAGTTCTCCCTCGGATCTTATCAAGCTTGTTTCCCGCTTAATCCCATGCTCGGTTTACCCACGGTCTTAACTTATCGTTACTCGAAGTTACGTATTTTTCACCCCGATAAGAATCCCTTCTGGTTCTTCGCTCGCTATCTACCTGGCACGTGTTTCGATGTCGCTATGGAAACGACGGGTTGTCCATTTTCCCATCGTGTCTGTAAATAATTTCCACGTGATCTCGACCGATAGTTTTAACACACCAGAATATCTCATGGGTCATTTTTTCATACTCAGGTATTTCGTGGATAATTGTCGTATATTCGGGTATCTCGTATTCGTAAACTCACGAGTGAGTTTTCTATACCGATATCCACCGGTACAGAAAATTATCCCCGAATATACCCGAATATACAAAAATCATCCACGAGATACCtgagtattaaaaaattacccaTGAGATACTCTAGTGTACcaaaattatccacgagatacccaagtattcaaaaattatccagGAGATACCCGAGTATAGAAAAATTACTCATGAGATGCCtgaatatacaaaaattgtcCACGAGATACCtgagtattaaaaaattatccatGAGATACTtgagtataaaaaaattacctATAAGATTCTCTAGTGTACcaaaattatccacgagatacccaagtatttaaaaattatccacgagatacccaagtattcaaaaattatccacgagatacccaagtattcaaaaattatccacgagatacccaagtattcaaaaattatccacgagatacccaagtattcaaaaattatacacGAGATACCCAAGTATCCAAAAATTATACATGAGATACCtgagtattaaaaaattacccaTGAGATACTCTAGTGTACCAAAATGATCCACGAgatacccaagtattcaaaaattatccacgagatacccGAGTATAGAAAAATTACTCATGACATACCtgaatatacaaaaattgtcCACGAGATACCTGAGTATTAAAGAATTATCCACGAGATACTtgagtataaaaaaattacctATAAGATTCTCTAGTGTACCAAAATTATCCACAAgatacccaagtattcaaaaatt
The sequence above is drawn from the Ptiloglossa arizonensis isolate GNS036 chromosome 1, iyPtiAriz1_principal, whole genome shotgun sequence genome and encodes:
- the LOC143148108 gene encoding uncharacterized protein LOC143148108, yielding MAADRCTRLIFETSCIRTMQSLGKYRCSLDSYPGSLNERVREQDPETKSRPHRNVDVAFSLLISAIIFYSNFKCLIIMLRKQYRRSGRDSIGRELINSYTEASWS